DNA from Prunus persica cultivar Lovell chromosome G6, Prunus_persica_NCBIv2, whole genome shotgun sequence:
TGAGACGTTTATGAGTAggatgtaattttttttatttgttataaaaGGGCGATAGAATTTTAGTAGAACAATAGGAATAAGAGTATAAAGAGGAAGTGGGACCTCTAAGCTTATTTTCATGACTTCCAAGAGGTCGTGCGACTCTAATAACACTAATGTGGCTTTGCCACTGTATATCACTGTACCTCATattaagaaattattttagaagcagcttttaaaagaataataaaataaataaatcttttGGGGCCCTCCTTGAGATGGGGCCCAGGGCAGTAGCCCTTCTTGTCCTGCCTCAGGGCCAGACCTGCCAGTGACTTAAGCTAGGCAAAAAGATGAAATGATCTCAAGAGAATTGATggctttaggacagcgtctttgacgtgcttcaccgTACCAAACTCACTTTCttacttataatttattttgcttttacttatctatcaatttgtttttcttcagtttcatTGTACCTTAaaagctttccaatttgtttatatgttacttataatataaatgtttttatatttggctttacggaaagagagaaactataatttttataacaatttaaAGCCTTTGTAACCTCCCTATGTGCAAGTACTTACAGTCTACAAGAATTCAAGATACTACTccttgtacacaaactcaagatccgctatgagcacgttcataGACGAATATGGGTATCCAAGTCACAGAACCATtgctaaaaataataatataagtagAGAAAGTATAAAAAGTAGGAGAGGAGAGAATCAAATTGTGGTGGTGATTGTggtatgtgatattctgatgGTGTATTGTGGTTGTATCAAATGTGAAGAAGGAGtagccttttataggcatccaatAATATGTAACCTTCACCACATTaaactagaaaattaaggtattcaatataataaaaaacttgaaaattaaatatttataaccccacaataaataaaatagaacaaccaaaataattaaataaatcaaaatggttaaatttttaaaaacctttttaaaattccaacaagaaCTACTCTCGAAAAGATGAAGTGATGaccctcataaaaaaaaaatatatgaagtgATGACCTAAGCTAGCAAAAAAGATGAAATGATATAAAGAGAATTACTCTCGAAAATAACTTTTCTATAACCCCTTTCTATCGCCATAGTTTCATCGATGAAAAAATTGGCCACTAATTGGCATGAGTCTcctaaagaaacaaagaacatCCAACAAACTCAATTAAGCTTCTAGAATtatgagaggaaaaaaaaactataaactGAGTTTGTGGATTTTATTAACCAAAAAGTACAAATACTACAAATCTAAAACAACAACGACAAAAGGAAGAATAAACACTGCTAATCTTCCTTTGAGACATGACATAGAGATCACCACTTAGTCACTTCTTAGCATCAACGTTCTAATTAACAGTAAATCTATCATGACCAAGCAGCAACACCTCAAAGAGTAGTTTTGCAAGATGAGGCACGTATAGAAAGCAAACCCAGATTCGTGGCAGAAATAATAGATATAGTAAAGGAAGACCATATAAGTATAGATTTGCCAAAAATCAGAGAACACCGAGAATCCAAAGAAAAACCCCCCCAAAtatgaatctctctctctcaaaagctctctctctctctaaaaagcTTTGGGTATCTAGCCGCATCAATTAAGATATATTTGACTCGTGGTCAACCTTATTGTTCGCAAGATTAATGAGCTTTAATGAAGTTGATTTGCAATAACTTTCTTCTAATTTAGGATTAGCCTGATAAGAATTTGAACTAGGATGAGTTCACAACTGGTAACCTCTCTTAGTATATAGCTGAAttgttgattaattaattagtttagtttagtttagtaGGAAGTTTCGTGACCCCTTTCCTTCCATGGTCTAGTGGGTcccaaaaataatttgaaagatATGATTCAAGAAGGCCAAGTGCCACGTGGGATTCTCAAATGCGCAGAAAGTGGGATGGGGCCCATCTTGATTAGAAAGCCCCATTAAACTACAAGAGGCTGAGTGGAGGATCCATAAGGATGAAATCTATTATctccaaattaaatataaatccTAATGCGGCCAATAAGCCTTGGAATATTCTCAAAGAAAGATACAGTGATCAATTAtacaattgaaaaaagaaaaaaccctaGAAAAGCAAATTTAGCCCCTTTAAGCCTTTaccttttaattatatatacacaatcCTTTGCATccaaattcactcaaaacattGTCATAACAAAACATGTCTGCTTCTACTTTCTTTGTGAACTTCAATTCTAGAAGACTTCTCCTACACAACCCACTTTACCAACCACCAAACACAGCCTCCTCCCCAGTCTCCTCCACAAACCCACATGACCCAACAGATCAATACCCTGGTGACAACAGCTTTGATGCAAATGTTGTTATGGTCCTCTCAGTCCTCTTGTGTGCCCTAATTTGCTCACTTGGCCTAAACTCCATCATCAAGTGTGCTTTGAGATGCTCAAGCTTTGTAGAGTccagaagcagcagcagcagcaacaccTCCGCTAGGTTAGCCAACACAGGAGTGAAGAAAAAAGCCCTAAAAACTTTCCCAACAGTGAGTTACTCAGCTGACCTAAATCTGCCTGGGCTGGACACAGAGTGTGTGATCTGTCTTTCGGATTTTACAGCCGGTGAGCGTGTTCGGCTTCTTCCCAAGTGCAACCATGGCTTCCATGTCCGCTGCATTGATAAGTGGCTGAGCTCGCACTCATCTTGCCCTAAATGCAGGCACAACTTGATCGAGACATGTCAAAAAATTGTGGGTTTCACCCCAGCTAGCTCCTCAGTCCCACCAGTGCAAGAAACCATTGTAAGCATTGTGCCCCTTGAGCCTGAAGGTTTGGTACGCAATTATAGGGGAATTAGCTAGCTAAGTTTTTATAATTCTTTTGTTAATTGTATAATATGTAGTTAATTATTTGCTTAGCTTTCCTGGGGTTGAGCCCACTGGTTATCCCAATACAAAGTGTAATTACTTCtagttgtgaaattttttggtgtttcCAATTCTGATTTGttaaatctgttttttttttctccg
Protein-coding regions in this window:
- the LOC18779491 gene encoding RING-H2 finger protein ATL78; its protein translation is MSASTFFVNFNSRRLLLHNPLYQPPNTASSPVSSTNPHDPTDQYPGDNSFDANVVMVLSVLLCALICSLGLNSIIKCALRCSSFVESRSSSSSNTSARLANTGVKKKALKTFPTVSYSADLNLPGLDTECVICLSDFTAGERVRLLPKCNHGFHVRCIDKWLSSHSSCPKCRHNLIETCQKIVGFTPASSSVPPVQETIVSIVPLEPEGLVRNYRGIS